In the genome of Hevea brasiliensis isolate MT/VB/25A 57/8 chromosome 14, ASM3005281v1, whole genome shotgun sequence, the window TTAATTTGATAATAATTGTGCTTGATGACTCAAGCTTGATATGACAAAAGACAAATGCTCTACGCTGGAGACGGGATCAATTATCCTGCCACGACAAGTTCCACACCCTGCTAGTTGTTCCTAGACCAAACTCCAAGCAATTGCTTTCAGAAAACTTTATCCCTTCCACACTTCATCTCATTGTTATATCCTAGCACTTGCATAACCTGCCAAGTTTTTCAGTTTGAAAAGAGACTGCAACCTAAAGACTCATGTCTATCATATTCATATATTACCTTAATCCCTGCGCTGGAATACCTGAGTCCAGCATTGGGAAAAAGTCCAATCCACTAAGTGAATTTAACAAAAATTCATGATTCCATCCCTCAAAGCATGGAACTGTAATCTTTGACTAGGCCTCATATGAATCCCACATCTTTGGCTCCCCATCTTAATTCGTACGTTTAGACTTTCCAAGAAATTATTGGTATTTTGAAAGTGTAAACAGAAAAAGGACACATGGTTGGGCACGACTTCACTCCTCAATGAGTCACTATCTGCAACAACTTCAATGCAAATATGCAAATGTCCTGATGAGGATTTATATTACCAAATTCCAGAAATCACCATGAAGATTGCTACTTAAAAGATCATTTATGCCTACTCATAGCTCAAAAAGATCGCACAAGTCACCTCTCCCCATAAGTTTACATGGCCGAAATTTGAGAAGTTTCCTTTCAGTAAACATGGATTCCATAAGTCAACTAGGAACATATCCAGTCCACATTGAATGCCATATATTGACTCGTAGCTATCAACATATAACCCAGAATAAGGGTGAAATACACTGGGAAGATGCCAAACCCAAGATACTCCTACATATTATAAATCTCAAAACTGAGAAAATCATGTGTCAAAATCCATTGGCTATATGAATATCAACTCCTTCATTCTAATTTCTGCTACTCCTCCTCCTGTAAAAGTTACTGACAGTACAAGTTATAGAAAGATGAGAGAGCACTAGGATGATGATGATGACCATCGTATGATAAATTGCTGATCCACAAGCAACAGTACATGATCTACATCTAACTGCAGGAGATTTGACCTTTTATTCCATTGCACTTGATCAATATCCCTGTGTTTGAGATATGCCTCAAAATCACCCCTTTCTTTGTTCCATTGATGGCAGTATAAGGCAAGGAAGTTACAGCTACAGCAGAGAATCAAAAGCACTAGTATGAAGAACCAGGCTGAACCAGGCTAATATTTTCAATAGATGTTTCCCCTTAAAAGTACAAAGAGAAGATAGTAAACCTCTTAGAAATCTAAATAAGATGCCACAATTGGCAAATGTGGAACAGATCCAGGAATTCCAGAAAACATCATCATGAGATGAAACCACAAACGTAGCCAGTGACATGCTTAACCTATTAAAGAATGAAAAATGTCACAGCTAAGAAGGCCTACTCCCAGACACATGTATTGCCCATCGTCTCTTCAAAGAGCATAACCTTTCACAAACAAAATTGCCAACATCTAAACTGCTAAAACCAAAAATAGGTAAAACTACGAGGACCCTTGGATGCAAAATATAAGGAGCTATCTAAAAGTTCCCCACTTGAATCATCTCAGCCCACCAGCCATCATCAGAACCTAACAGTTATAAATGCTCTAGTGCTACAAGCAGTAATGGACCTGCAAATTTCTTGTGTCAATTAAAGCACATAACAAGGAAGGCGgacaaaaagagagagagagagagagagagagagagagagagagagagagagcaacacTTAATAAAACCTTCTGGCCATCAGCACCCCTGCAAAAGCTGTATCAACTGATTTCACAAATTTGGTAACATGATATGAAGGATTCATACTTTTTGCCACATCACAAGAGGAATGTGAAAAATCGAATTAAAGCAAAGAATTAGCTAATTCCAGAGTTCAATAGAGCTCCATTGATGGCTTGAAAATTAGTTCAAAGTTCAAATAGTTCCTTGTAGCATACCTGCTCTGGCCAACTAAGCACAATAATCAGCACAAAAAGCTAAAGATGCTTTGAGAAGCTCGAGGATCTCCAcagaatatatataaaaaatatttcacCTAAATGACCCATAAAATATATAAAGAGCCACCATAATCATGACAGTACAAAACTTGCTCAAATGAAACTTTTGAAGAAGTGCTGCTAATATCAAGAATTAGCAAATAACTGGTAGAAAAGTTGTAAGAAGATCCAAGGTATGTACAAGACAGATCAATCATCCAGTAGTTGCAAGTATCTGATAGTATGTGGTCTTAAATCAACCCAGCATCCATAACTCCATATCACACTAACAAAGTGGCTGAGAACCACAAACAGAATAGCAACTTCCTATATCTAGCTGTAATTACCAGAACTAATTCTGCCTTCCGGTTCCTCATATCCACTAAGCAGTCCTGGATCTAGAATATTGCAGATGTAAATTAATCTAGTCAAAATCTTTTTCTCTTCACTCGTGACATATCATCAAAACTATCGTCATACAACACCTGCCCTCCATGCCGGTAATTTCCTTCTTGTTCTTCAATGCTTCTTGGTCTTCTAGGTGCATTTCCTGGACGGTTCTTGATCCGTCTGTCAAATTCCCTTCCCCTCAAATTAGCTCGTTCATGGAAATCCGGATCATCTTCAGGGAAGAACCTAAAGGACCTAGGGCCATCCTCTGTATTGAGAGGAAAATTTTCACCATCAGCACCATTAAAAGGAGGCCTAAAAGCACGAACAGGTGCCCGCCTCTCACCAAACCTTCTCTCTTGACCATTTCCATCACCACCAAGTTCATGAAACCGGCTAGGATGCATGGGTCCCTCATAAAACTCATCATTTTCTGCCCTTTCTCTAGGATCAGCAACACCAAATCTCCTACTGTTTCTGAGAAAAATCCGGCCAGTTGGGCTCCTATTAGAGATGATAGACCTTGGATGACCATGATCCCGACCAGGATCCATTTCCCTCAAATCATCAGGTCGGGACAGATACGAAGGGGAACCATGCCTCCTAGGCACCCTCTCCGCAGGAAAACCTGGGTTATCGGGTGATCTTATCCTCTCCATCCTGTAAATTGGTGACCTTCGGTGGGGCAATTCTGGGTGGACTCCAAACCCATCTGGAGATCTTCTCCTAGAAGATGACCATGGACCAGGAGAACGAGATCTAATTGGAGATTTTGAATGTATTTGAGGAAGACCCCTTCTCTGAACAGAAGAAAAGGTCCTAGTCCCTTGTACAAAACGACCATCTAATCCCTCGTAGGGAGGTTGGGGACGTGTATATGCATGTCCTTCACCATCATCTGGAAATCCCCTCATAATCTTATCAGCATGCCTTAGTCCAACAACTTCAGAATTGTCTTCACCAATGCTTCTTGGAACTCTTCGAACCATTGGAAGCCCACGCGAGGCAGGTCCATCTCTCCCTCCAGGGGAGCGCCTCCTTGAGGAAAGATGACGGAAAATTGATGTCTCATCTTCCAATAGCTTTCTCCCTCCCCGAACAGAACCAACAAATGCACCATCTGGTCCAATACTATAATTCATGAATTCAGCATCTGACGCAGCAACAACAGACGCATATTTATGTCTGGGAATGCAATCACGTTCAGAATCTCTACCACTGCACATAGAGTCAATCCTACTAGCAAGCCTCCCTCTACCGTGGACATAATTCCATCTAGAGTTTCTGGATGACTGATCTTGATACCTTTCTCTTGAGAACTTGCGGGAACCCTCATAAGTTTCATCCCTGAATAAATTGTCAATGAATAAAATCAGGTAACACTAAACATAAGCCTTGAAAAAAGAAAAACTGAATGACAATTAATGATAATGAATAATCACCTCCCTCGAGGATGTAATTTGTCTCCCTCTAGAGGTACATCAGGTAATCTTTCTCTTCCAGGGTGCAATGATAATGGCCTGCCTGATATATATCTTGACTTAACAGCAGAAGACATGTTAGAAGCTATAGACAGATTTATAATCCTACTATGATTAACTCCACTGTTGGCATCCTTAGTTGCATCATCAGCATTTATTGATGTTTCCACATTGGGTAATGATGAATCATTTTGTTCCACATCATTGGTCTTTGCATTCTCATCTGTTCCTTGAGCAACAGCAACCGAAGTTCCTTGACCTCCACTAACTGCTTGATCTGATGACTTTTCAGTTCCAAGACTCTTCATAACATCTTTATTTGCTGATAAGTCGAGTGGTTTTCTTCTAATGGTCTCGACTACCTTCCTTTTATCAGCTCCACTGACCGAGATCTCAACTGCTGATGATTCTTCCCTAGAAACATCTTTATCGGCATCATCAATGGGTTTCTTATCAAGAATTATGTCAATACATTCTTCAACATTATCTTTATTGATTTCCACAGGTTCTTCTGCATTAGTTTCCTTTCCATCAACACAGGATGAAGTAGGATGAGCATCAGCATGTAGCCCTGCAGAATCCACCTTTTTACCGTCAGAATCACCATGactaatgtcctttcttttcgcACATAAAGGACTCTCTACTACACCATGCAGTTGTGGTTCCCTGACCTCACCATCTTCATAGTCATCCTGCCCTCGACCGTCGTCTTCTATATCCATGGGCACAGAATTGCCATCAGACTCATATTCAGTGCCATACGAGTCTTCTTCTAACATATCACCTGACAAATTAATCTTTTCCTCATCACTTACAGTACCCTCACCATTTCGGTGTGGATCAGAGGGAAGTTCATCCATGACTTTGAATTTGCATTGTTCAATGTCATTTACATTTTTCTTCTCAGCAACTGCATCgttcactgcaccagaaccattAAGTTCATTAACACTGTGGCTCACAGGCAAAGAACTAGTTTCTGGAGCAAGCTGCCCAACACTCTCACATGATTCCTTAGAAGCCTCATTGTTAAAATGAGCACCTCCATCACCATCACCCCCACCATGTCCTAAATGGTCTGACACATTGCTGTTCACAGAGAAACCTATTGAACAAGTAGGTTTTGTTATGTTACAGTGACCTTGCAGCACTTGCTCATGCATTGAAGAAGTAGGTTGTCTTTCAGTATCCTGAACTTGCAGCACATGTTTATTTGTTGAACAAGTGGGTTGTCCTATCATGTCCTGACCTTGTAGAATGCATTCATTTGTTGAACAAGTGGATTGTCCTCTGGTATCCTCACCATGTGGCACCTGCTTATCTGATTGGTGTGACATCCCATCTGTTGTCTTTGGTGTTTCTGAACTACCCTCATGAAATGGTTCAGATTTCATAGGTGTAGCATCAACTGGTTTCTCAGTGCTAAAATTTAAAGCCTTGATGGTGTCTTGAGCAAACTTCTCAACTAATTCACACTTCACTGACACTGCTCTAAAATCTAATGGTACCGTTGGATTGGCTTTAGTTCTGCTAGAATCATGTTTGAGACTATCATCAAATGGTTCAGATTTTATGGTTATAGGGTTAACTGTGTTGCCTGCTGATAACAATCCTCTAGGGAAGCTAATATTAGGAATAGCAGTCTGAGAGTCTTTATTAGCAGATGAACTAGAAGGTTCCTGACTGTTAAAAGAATGAAAAGATGGACTAAGGCGCAAATGAAGAGAATCCTCAGAATTATACTGTTGGCCAGATTGTGAAGATATTTTAGAAAAACTAGATCTGCACTCACTCTCAACAATATTCTTTTCAGTAGCAACACCGGTTCCAACCATCCCTGTTAATTTCAATGGCTCGACATCATGTGTGACACCAACCATGTGTGGCCCATCAGCTGTTACTTGACCTACAACTACATCACTAACAGAATCTTCCCAAGTATCCATTGTCGTATTCAAATCCCAATTTGATCTGTCAGCACAGATATTAGCAGTGTCAGCATTTGACTGCACATCATCCATTTTACACTGGGTACTCCTTTCACCATGGCTTAAAGACAAATTCAAAGAAACAGGTTCTACATTTCCATGATTACAACTATTCCCATCATGTCTTTGATCCTCCAAAGCACAGAGACCGTGTTCCTTCAAACCTAATGAAAATTCAGGATTCCCAGAAACTATAGATTTCTCTTTGCACTTTCCTTCTGCTATTTTCTGGTTAAATATCTCTTTATTAACATGAAGTGCAGGGACTTTATTTGGAACTAAATTCAATTCAGTTTCTTCTGATTTTACCAGGATATTAGCTGATTTTTCTGCTGCCACAAGCTTCTCCACATTGTCAAGCTTGGCCAAAGAATCTGACCGAACTGTATGGTGTGGTTCTTCAATTTTAACTCTTGAGTGGTTTATAGTATTGGTCTGCACAATGCTTTCAGGAAGCATCTTACTATCCTCGGGCAAAATTTTCTTGTTTTTATCAGATAAGCAAGAACTTCCTGCAACACTAGCACTTGAAGGAGTTGACTCCTGAGACAAGCTATCATGTTCTTTCTGTAGAGAATCATTTTCCATAGCTGGTAAAGATTGAACTTCACGTGCAGGTGAAGGAGGACAAATGAACCGCCTTTTCTTCATAGGAACACCACCAAGGGGTTTAATCCCAGTCTGCCAAtagaaaattaacaaattaatattCAAGGAAGCAATCATGGTGAATAAACAGATCTCGAGTGTAGCACATCCAAACACAAAATAAGCTTCAAAAGCCATCACCAGAAAGAACTCAAACTTCAAAACCACAAACCACAATTACATCAATTAAAAAAATCATCATTTAAGAACATTAAGAAAAACACCCAAATAAATTGTaatgcacacaagcaaacacaaaaaaaaaaaaataaataataataataataaataaacaaaGCAAGCACCAAAATAAATGTTTTTGCAGAAAAAAAATATACAACTTAGTTACTCATTTTACCAAAACGTTAGCAGATTTACTGCATGCTAAAGTCAACCCAGTTTTTGCTGATTTTACCAGGATGTTAGCCGATTTTTCTGGTGCCGCTAGCATCTCATCATTATCAAGCTTAGCCAAAGAGTCAGACAGAGTCCCGCTTGGTTCTTCAATTCTATAACTTGAGTGGTTAATACTATTTGTTGACAAATTATTGTCGGAAGGTTTCTTATTTACCAATTCAGAATCCGGAGATGGGCTAATGTCTTGTTTCTCTAGAGAATCATTTTCTACAGGTAGTGAAGATTGTTCTTCAGGGGTAGATGAAGTAGGCCAAATGAACCTCCTTTTTTTCATAGGAACACCTGCAATATTAAGACTAGACTGCCCAGCATGGGATTTAACAGCAGTCTGTCAATagaagattaattaatcaatatgcagatttcacaaagcaaacaatttgaatattttataATCTTATTTAGTAACTCAGAAAGAAAATAAACACCTCGTCGTTTCCTGATACAGGCATGCCTCCAGATTCTGTTAGACAAATAAATTCCTCCAAAATATATCTGAAGTGGCTTCTCTATCCCACGTTGATGATATTAATGATCAGGCAATTTCTGACAGTCTTTCAGTAACCTATCAACCTGCAGGCAaccaaagaaaaaaggaaagaaaatagatCTATGTTCTTCTCAGTCCATTCAAGATGAAAAATGCAAGTCAAACAGGAAAAAGAAAATCATATAACGAAAGGAAGAGTTTCAATTTACTATCAGATAAAGCAAACCTAATTTATAGTCTCCAGTAACAATTTCTCAATCTAATTCTAAACAATCAACCAATGGCCCTGGAGAAACAAGGAACAAGTCCAAATAGATATAGAACACAAAATAaactgagaaaaaaaaaaaaactggcaGTGATTCAAAACAAAACCAATCATCTACGACATAATCTAACTAAAAAGAAAATCTATCGAAGATCCAATCAAGCAAAATAAGCTTCATCAGTTTCCAAAACCCTACAAAGCAGAATTTAAATCCACAACCAATAAAACCCAATAATCTATAAAAACAAACAAAAGATTTTAACTATTACAACCAAGATAGCAGAAAACAAAAGCTCCTTTTTTCAGAGAAGAAAACTCTGGTCGTCTGATTACATTCGATTACCAAACaaccacaaaaaaaaaataataaattaaaaaccaTCAAAAATTAGGAAAAACAATTTCCAGAAGCAACTAAAACACGTTGACCAAAATGGCAAATCAAAATCGGAACACAATCAATCCAAATCGGAACACAGCAAGAAAATACCTCATCATGGAAAAATCTACTTTAGAGAGAGGGAGAAGATTTAGAGGGAGAAGataagagagagaagagagtatCTGCAACTTGAAGGAAAAATACATAGATAGATAGAGAGAGAAGATATGGAAATCAGAGGAGGGTGTTCTTCCTTAAATTGGCTGTGGGCTTAGGGTTGAAGGCAAAGGCaacttctcttttctttctctcaaataattgattatttttattttttattttatttttttattgtagtTTTTGCAAGTCTCATTATTGTATTTGACTTTTTTGGTCATGTCGTAAATCTCCTCACTCTTTCTACTGGGGCCACAGCAAGTGGGGACCATTCTGTCATTTTAGGTGAAACGTGAGTATCGTAGTGGAATCTCCAATAGACGTGGCTCCCACACTTTGTCCACCATTAATTACTTTTCACTTGTTTTTATTTGGTGAAAGACTCATTTtgcttttttaattatttttaaataattatattaattcttaattccAAGAAAAAGACGTATTGACCAAAAAAGTTAAATCTTTtcacatttttttaatttaattcaatatttgtacaattaattaaaatttaaaaatatataaaattttttctaaattaaaattaatttgagaGGAGCAGACCTCATTTTAATATTTCAGTGAATTCCATTTGACACATACACTAATACAAGTTAATTGATTTGATTTAATCTAAGTAATTAGCTATAGTTGCTTAAAGtaattaaaatagataaaaaataataaaaagaacaTTAACAATTAACAATCTTATCTAATAATAGAGAATAGCCCATAAACCAGAATGAATCAATTTTCAATCAACTGTTCAGCAATCTAGCATGCAGAAAGGGATCAACTCTAGCACGCAGGGTAGAGGCGTCAGGACTCAAGCGAGGTATGGTAAGGGCAAAGGTTAGGACCACGAGGAAGGGGAGGCAAGGAGGGCGAGTCGTGTGGTGTGAGAGAAGAAATTGGTTCTAATCTAAGaatttattatcttaactttttattctttttatttaaattatttctttattttaattagtttaaaTAATTACAGTTAgctaacttaattaattaattaattagagtgctacaaaaatttaattaattataactaATTATCTAATTAGGTCAAGTCAATTCACGCGGGTTAGTTTACGTGTCAAATGGAGCCCATTGATGAGCACACTCTtccatttaatttaaattgtagataaaattttatatattttgaaattttaaccGATTTTTCTAAAATTGGAAGCATTGAATAAAATTGTAAAAATGCAAaaagatttctttttttttaatcaataggCCAAAGAACAAAGATGGAACTTCATCATCTCTGTTGCAAACGGCCATGAATTATTGCAAATGCAGATGAATATGTAGAGGAAGAGAATTcatgttaattaatttttattttttggtaataaaaaaataatattttactttccaaaaaaaaaatgtttttgttAATATTGAGTGAGGATAGTTTAGTAGGCTAGTATCTTGCTCAGATTCTTTTTCACTCATAACTCTTGGGCTACTATGTTAGAATTACGTCATTACTAACAGTTTATGCTCTTGGCACATTGGTAAATGTTCGATtttacaattggtatcaaagctgaGGTCATAGGTTTAAATCCCTGGCAGGTGCTGGGATGGGAAGGGAGGATTGTTGGCACCTAGTGAGGATAATTTAATGAGCTAGCATCCTGCTTAGATCCTTTCAACCCAGCGCTTGGTCTATTACTCTATAAGTGGTTGGAATTACACCTCTTCTAATAGTTTGAGCTCGTGACAAAATGATAAACGCTCAATCTTACACATTTATTTTATAAGTATGTCCCACTATATTTGATTTGTCTTAGATTCATAATTAACTGAGTTTGAGTAAGAATTTCTACTTTTTCATAAAGCAAAAATATTCTATTTTTTTTAGCAACCAACCAAATACTACTTCATCCATGGAAAAAAACAAACTTAGACTTAATTCGTAAtgtattcatttattttatacatGGGTCCCAACATATTTGGCGTGTTTTAGAATCATAATTGACAAAGTCTAAGTAAGAATTTCCCCTTTTTTATAAAGCAAAAATCTTCTTTTTCTTAGCAACCAAATACTACTTAACCATAGAAAAAATTTGCTTAAACTCGATTAataatatattcatttattttatctgTGGTCCCCCACCATATTTGGGAAGATATgagttttatttttaaataattatattaatttttaaattcaatttaaaatcaaataaattattaatgggGTCGTTCATGGCCGGTGTCACTACCCAACCTAtgtgccggaccggcactaggatctgggctagcctaaagctcccgaggcccgtagtaagcctaattattcctcaacccaactctaaggcccatttgggctcaatttcaagaattcaatcggacagagtcgAGCCATAAAATGAActatttaacggggagtttttaactcgcccaacctgtaaacacaatatataataaattgtggagctcagctccctcatccagtcccatcatgcatacagttaataattttacaggtccaacataacttttataatataggcccaaaataaaaacaaGTGCTTCTAATACAtgcagagtctaaaatttaactcaattgtacaaaatatattaaatactattaatggacctggaaggagaagagcaggttagtcacaacaatTAATTctcctgtaacctggaaaaatagatgaacaggagtgagcgttcgacttagagagtaaaatattaattttaaccatctctatagctatctaaagctaatgcaccctgtggagtgaaatgtaacattattaatattttcatatcataatagtaaaaagacaatttggagtactcacacacccaacactattaaacaatacatatatgggagctgacccctatacagccctcttaatcaaatctctgccagcgagtgtctctcaagctggactttcgcttaataaaccaaatgtggggtcccagcgagtgtctctcatgcCGTGTCTACCCAGAAGGACCGAGTCCcaatgagtgtctctcaagccgtgtttacccgtcctgtccatatccaatatcatACCACACGTatgccacgcacacacactgctccaaattaccacaaacaacatccatggcacttcaataattatgaatataatataaaacgtgcctagtatttaactacatagatacatatttataagtgatgtatgggcatacttgaacatataataatattgaaattataattaaaattaatattttactcacagacttaaccgaagtcactgtggtggctgggcagaggaggaaggctgtcccggctcacctgacaattttattataattatttaatacatttgactcaatataaactaaaaaaagaccaaagatgtcctaagtcatgccgaaaatccggcagagttttccttatacctaggacctacccaatctgcaaaggggctcaaaatgcacttctacatcaataaatcacacatccacaactcaattataagacttcgaaactaatatttttcaaaaactatccaaactaactttaaaattctataaacctgccccgcggtccttaacaatattataaggctattgcaataggaattataattttcttattatccacgaatattttataaattttattctaacccagtacagGGCAAAatttgagtaatgtagagttcgagtttacttatgccaaatctgacaactggaacgcgtccagaacgtctaAAAACGGTggagtagcctataatcttgacccggttctgaaatagtttcagcagcttatctgctcggcccaAAATTACAGATCCAGGCGacgatcgaatttccacgaaataAAAGTATATACGCGAAGTCCAAAATACCAAGgcta includes:
- the LOC110670528 gene encoding uncharacterized protein LOC110670528 is translated as MPVSGNDETAVKSHAGQSSLNIAGVPMKKRRFIWPTSSTPEEQSSLPVENDSLEKQDISPSPDSELVNKKPSDNNLSTNSINHSSYRIEEPSGTLSDSLAKLDNDEMLAAPEKSANILTGIKPLGGVPMKKRRFICPPSPAREVQSLPAMENDSLQKEHDSLSQESTPSSASVAGSSCLSDKNKKILPEDSKMLPESIVQTNTINHSRVKIEEPHHTVRSDSLAKLDNVEKLVAAEKSANILVKSEETELNLVPNKVPALHVNKEIFNQKIAEGKCKEKSIVSGNPEFSLGLKEHGLCALEDQRHDGNSCNHGNVEPVSLNLSLSHGERSTQCKMDDVQSNADTANICADRSNWDLNTTMDTWEDSVSDVVVGQVTADGPHMVGVTHDVEPLKLTGMVGTGVATEKNIVESECRSSFSKISSQSGQQYNSEDSLHLRLSPSFHSFNSQEPSSSSANKDSQTAIPNISFPRGLLSAGNTVNPITIKSEPFDDSLKHDSSRTKANPTVPLDFRAVSVKCELVEKFAQDTIKALNFSTEKPVDATPMKSEPFHEGSSETPKTTDGMSHQSDKQVPHGEDTRGQSTCSTNECILQGQDMIGQPTCSTNKHVLQVQDTERQPTSSMHEQVLQGHCNITKPTCSIGFSVNSNVSDHLGHGGGDGDGGAHFNNEASKESCESVGQLAPETSSLPVSHSVNELNGSGAVNDAVAEKKNVNDIEQCKFKVMDELPSDPHRNGEGTVSDEEKINLSGDMLEEDSYGTEYESDGNSVPMDIEDDGRGQDDYEDGEVREPQLHGVVESPLCAKRKDISHGDSDGKKVDSAGLHADAHPTSSCVDGKETNAEEPVEINKDNVEECIDIILDKKPIDDADKDVSREESSAVEISVSGADKRKVVETIRRKPLDLSANKDVMKSLGTEKSSDQAVSGGQGTSVAVAQGTDENAKTNDVEQNDSSLPNVETSINADDATKDANSGVNHSRIINLSIASNMSSAVKSRYISGRPLSLHPGRERLPDVPLEGDKLHPRGRDETYEGSRKFSRERYQDQSSRNSRWNYVHGRGRLASRIDSMCSGRDSERDCIPRHKYASVVAASDAEFMNYSIGPDGAFVGSVRGGRKLLEDETSIFRHLSSRRRSPGGRDGPASRGLPMVRRVPRSIGEDNSEVVGLRHADKIMRGFPDDGEGHAYTRPQPPYEGLDGRFVQGTRTFSSVQRRGLPQIHSKSPIRSRSPGPWSSSRRRSPDGFGVHPELPHRRSPIYRMERIRSPDNPGFPAERVPRRHGSPSYLSRPDDLREMDPGRDHGHPRSIISNRSPTGRIFLRNSRRFGVADPRERAENDEFYEGPMHPSRFHELGGDGNGQERRFGERRAPVRAFRPPFNGADGENFPLNTEDGPRSFRFFPEDDPDFHERANLRGREFDRRIKNRPGNAPRRPRSIEEQEGNYRHGGQVLYDDSFDDMSRVKRKRF